Part of the Spinacia oleracea cultivar Varoflay chromosome 5, BTI_SOV_V1, whole genome shotgun sequence genome, ACATAACGACAGTCAATGTTAAGATGCTTGGTTCTTTCATGAAAAATGAGATTTTGGGATAAGtgttttgttgatttgttgtCACAATAGAGTATGCTTGGCTTAGGAATGCTCACATTCACAGTTTTCAAGATATCATATACCCACACTATTTCACTTGTGGTATGAGACATGCTTCTATATTCTGCTTCTATAGAAGACTTTGACACCGTCTTTTGCTTCTTGGTTTTCCAAGAGACTATGGATCTTCCTATAAAGATGCAAAATCCAGTGAGAAATTTTGCACTGAATGCACAGCTTCCCCAATCTTCATTTGAATACCCTTCAACCTTTAGCTCTGAAGTTTTAGGATAGAATAAACCCCAATGGATagtacccttaaggtacttgaTGGCATGTAGAGTTTCCTGAAGGTGGGGTTTTCTTGGACATTGCATGAACCGAGACAATTGCTGCACTGAAAATGAAATGTAAGGCCTGGTAATATTCAAGTAAAGTAATCTTCCAATGATTCTTCTGTATGTCTCAGGATTTTCCAAAACTTCTCCACTAACAGTGGATAATTTCATTCCTTCAAGAAAAGGTAACCTTGTTATTTTGCAGTTATCTATCCCGTTGTCTTTGAGGATGTCAACAATATACTTCCTCTGGTTCAACAATGTACCATCGCCATTTATGTCAATCTCAGTTCCAAGAAAGAAGCTCAATTCGCTAAGGTCTTTGATGGTAAATTCATTATCCAAGCTCAGCTCCAAATGCTTTATGGCTTTTACATCATATCCAGTAATTAGTAGATTATCCACATAGGCAAGTATTATTGCTTGATTACCATTTTCTTCTCTTGTGAACAAAGAATAATATTTCTTTGACTGTTTGTAACCAAGTTTCAGAAGGAAGCTTTTCGAGGCTGAATTCCAAGCTCTTGATGCTTGTTTTAAACCATAAATGCTTCTGATCAATCTACAAACTTCACCTAATTTCCTTTCTTGTACCCCTTAGGAGGCTTCAT contains:
- the LOC110793145 gene encoding uncharacterized mitochondrial protein AtMg00810-like, which encodes MVLSKKYYSLFTREENGNQAIILAYVDNLLITGYDVKAIKHLELSLDNEFTIKDLSELSFFLGTEIDINGDGTLLNQRKYIVDILKDNGIDNCKITRLPFLEGMKLSTVSGEVLENPETYRRIIGRLLYLNITRPYISFSVQQLSRFMQCPRKPHLQETLHAIKYLKGTIHWGLFYPKTSELKVEGYSNEDWGSCAFSAKFLTGFCIFIGRSIVSWKTKKQKTVSKSSIEAEYRSMSHTTSEIVWVYDILKTVNGLYRAGVPRYYSCLVKLATSRHHDKVSHSTPAQLSLFQVGSSDRSPTPTWLFTYVRIFLGIAVQE